Proteins from one Mycobacterium adipatum genomic window:
- a CDS encoding response regulator transcription factor, which yields MTRVLIADDDTVVRDVVRRYLERDGLEVAIAQDGAEARRLLGSVDIDVAVLDVMMPESDGLTLCRDLRRDGNFSLPVILLTALGEQDDRIAGLEAGADDYLTKPFSPRELALRVQSVLRRSGAIPVAPMELSCGDLSVSTAARSVTVAGRPISLTNREFDLLVFFLTNGDTVFSRSDLLKRVWHWDYGDMSTVTVHVKRLRAKLGDQHRIQTVWGRGYLWSAR from the coding sequence ATGACCCGGGTGCTGATCGCCGACGACGACACCGTCGTGCGCGATGTGGTCCGGCGATATCTCGAACGCGACGGACTGGAAGTGGCGATCGCCCAGGACGGGGCCGAGGCACGGCGACTGCTCGGTTCCGTCGATATCGACGTCGCGGTGCTCGACGTGATGATGCCCGAGTCCGACGGCCTCACGCTGTGCCGCGATCTGCGCCGCGACGGCAATTTCAGCCTGCCGGTGATCCTGTTGACCGCCCTCGGCGAACAGGACGATCGGATCGCCGGTCTGGAAGCCGGCGCCGACGACTATCTGACGAAACCGTTCAGCCCTCGCGAGTTGGCGCTGCGTGTGCAATCGGTGCTGCGGCGCAGCGGTGCGATTCCGGTTGCCCCCATGGAACTTTCGTGCGGCGATCTCAGCGTGTCGACGGCGGCACGCTCGGTGACGGTGGCCGGACGCCCGATCAGCCTGACCAACCGGGAGTTCGATCTGCTGGTGTTCTTCCTGACCAATGGCGATACCGTGTTCTCCCGGTCCGACCTGCTCAAACGGGTATGGCACTGGGACTACGGCGATATGTCCACGGTCACGGTGCACGTCAAGCGGTTACGCGCGAAACTCGGGGACCAGCACCGCATCCAGACGGTGTGGGGCCGCGGCTATCTGTGGAGTGCGCGGTGA
- a CDS encoding sensor histidine kinase, producing the protein MTDLWEIAGWALACSVPVVAAGAIAIRLARSWSLAVSMVALVLIPTIATFTGVLGASGFMITETFQQIAVVLAIVSTVTIPTAVMLARYQARRTVWERQIRDSERAAEQSRRRLVAFVSHDLRTPLAGIRAVSEAIADGVVTDDDVRSHAKHIEQESIRLAEMVDDLFEMSKINAGAAAPIHELVALDEVVDDVLAAHRIPARRAGVALHAELPDRAVHVLGSDRALVRVLSNLVANATAHTPEGGSVTLTVGSEGPQAWVRVDDTGVGIDEDDLPRVFDVAYRGSNGRVPRPDSTLPNGSGLGLAIAAGLVQAHGGSVTAQNLTTGARFEVRLPLPC; encoded by the coding sequence GTGACCGATCTGTGGGAGATCGCCGGCTGGGCGCTGGCCTGCTCGGTGCCGGTGGTGGCCGCCGGCGCCATCGCGATCCGGCTGGCGCGCTCGTGGTCGCTGGCGGTCAGCATGGTTGCGCTGGTGTTGATCCCGACGATCGCCACGTTCACCGGTGTGTTGGGAGCCAGCGGCTTCATGATCACCGAGACCTTCCAGCAGATCGCCGTGGTACTGGCGATCGTCTCGACGGTCACCATTCCCACCGCCGTGATGCTCGCCCGCTACCAGGCCCGGCGCACGGTGTGGGAGCGCCAGATCCGGGATTCCGAGCGGGCCGCCGAGCAGTCCCGGCGCCGACTCGTCGCGTTTGTCAGCCATGACCTGCGCACACCGCTGGCGGGGATTCGCGCCGTCTCGGAGGCCATCGCCGACGGTGTGGTCACCGACGACGATGTACGTTCGCACGCCAAACACATCGAGCAGGAATCCATCCGGCTTGCCGAGATGGTCGACGACCTGTTCGAGATGTCGAAGATCAACGCCGGCGCGGCGGCGCCCATCCACGAACTGGTCGCCCTCGACGAGGTGGTCGACGATGTCCTTGCCGCGCACCGGATCCCGGCGCGACGTGCCGGGGTGGCGTTGCATGCCGAGCTTCCCGATCGAGCGGTCCACGTCCTCGGCAGCGACCGGGCTCTGGTACGGGTGCTGTCGAATCTGGTCGCCAATGCCACCGCCCACACACCGGAGGGCGGCAGCGTCACCTTGACCGTCGGGTCCGAGGGACCCCAGGCCTGGGTTCGGGTGGACGACACCGGTGTCGGCATCGACGAGGACGACCTGCCGCGGGTCTTCGACGTCGCCTACCGCGGGTCCAATGGGCGTGTGCCACGGCCGGATTCGACGCTGCCCAACGGTTCGGGGCTGGGCCTGGCGATTGCCGCCGGGCTGGTGCAGGCACACGGCGGGTCGGTCACGGCGCAGAACCTGACGACCGGTGCCCGGTTCGAGGTGCGGCTGCCGCTGCCGTGCTGA
- a CDS encoding NAD-dependent epimerase/dehydratase family protein yields MRVLLTGAAGFIGARIWARLAQAGHEVVAVDAMLGAAHRDGAQPPPQCRLLDIRDAAAVGEALTGVDVVCHQAAVVGAGVNAADAPAYGSHNDYGTTVLLAAMFAAGISRLVLASSMVVYGQGGYDCPVHGPVEPLPRTREDLDSGVFEHRCPVGGEPLRWRLVGEDAPLRPRSLYAASKTAQEHYAVAFNDSVGGSVVALRYHNVYGPGMPRDTPYSGVAAIFRSQLQSGQAPKVYEDGGQMRDFVHVDDVAAANVAAIEADLGGFTAVNVCSGRPVSILDVATRLSEARDAPAPVVTGQYRHGDVRHIVADPARAAELLGFRAQVDPRAGLGEFAFAPLRD; encoded by the coding sequence GTGAGGGTGTTGCTCACCGGTGCGGCCGGTTTCATCGGCGCCCGGATCTGGGCGCGGCTGGCACAGGCCGGACACGAGGTGGTGGCCGTCGACGCCATGCTGGGGGCCGCTCATCGTGACGGTGCCCAGCCGCCGCCGCAGTGCCGGCTGCTCGACATCCGCGACGCCGCCGCGGTGGGCGAGGCGCTCACGGGTGTCGACGTGGTCTGCCATCAGGCCGCCGTCGTCGGCGCCGGCGTCAACGCCGCGGACGCACCGGCCTACGGCAGCCACAACGACTACGGCACGACGGTGCTGCTGGCCGCGATGTTCGCCGCGGGCATCTCGCGGCTGGTATTGGCCTCCTCGATGGTGGTGTACGGGCAGGGCGGGTACGACTGCCCCGTACACGGACCGGTCGAACCGTTGCCGCGGACGCGCGAGGACCTCGACAGCGGCGTGTTCGAGCACCGCTGCCCGGTCGGCGGTGAACCCTTGCGGTGGCGGTTGGTCGGCGAGGACGCGCCCCTGCGACCCCGCAGCCTGTACGCGGCCAGCAAGACCGCGCAGGAGCATTACGCCGTCGCGTTCAACGATTCGGTCGGCGGATCGGTGGTCGCGCTGCGCTATCACAACGTGTACGGCCCGGGGATGCCCCGGGACACCCCCTACTCGGGGGTCGCGGCGATCTTCCGCTCGCAGCTGCAATCCGGGCAGGCGCCGAAGGTGTACGAGGACGGCGGCCAGATGCGCGACTTCGTGCACGTCGACGACGTGGCCGCGGCCAACGTGGCGGCCATCGAAGCCGATCTCGGTGGTTTCACCGCGGTCAACGTCTGCTCGGGCCGCCCGGTGTCGATCCTGGACGTGGCCACCCGGCTCAGCGAGGCCCGGGACGCCCCGGCCCCCGTGGTCACCGGCCAGTACCGGCACGGCGACGTCCGCCACATCGTCGCCGACCCGGCACGCGCCGCCGAGTTGCTCGGCTTCCGCGCCCAGGTGGATCCACGGGCGGGCCTCGGCGAGTTCGCCTTCGCGCCACTGCGGGACTGA
- a CDS encoding S-methyl-5'-thioadenosine phosphorylase, whose product MMLGVIGGSGFYTFFGPDARTISLDTPYGAPSAALTVGNVAGHEVAFLPRHGLNHEYSPHNVPYRANMWALRALGVRRIFAPCAVGSLSPALGPGAIVVPDQLVDRTSGRSDTYFDSGGIHVGFADPYCPTLRAAAAGLPAVSDGGTMVVIQGPRFSTRAESQWFAGQGFTLVNMTGYPEAVLARELEMCYAAIALVTDLDAGIEAGAGVRAVDVFAEFERNIAGFKQLVHEAIAGVTPERTCTHCLAHEGVTLPFDLP is encoded by the coding sequence CTGATGCTCGGTGTCATCGGCGGTAGTGGTTTCTACACGTTCTTCGGTCCGGACGCCCGCACGATCAGCCTGGACACCCCATACGGAGCGCCGAGTGCCGCCCTCACCGTGGGGAACGTCGCGGGCCACGAGGTGGCGTTCCTGCCGCGGCACGGGCTCAACCACGAGTACTCCCCGCACAATGTGCCCTACCGGGCGAACATGTGGGCGCTGCGCGCGCTCGGGGTGCGACGCATCTTCGCGCCGTGTGCGGTGGGCAGCCTGAGCCCGGCGCTGGGACCGGGCGCCATCGTGGTCCCCGATCAGCTGGTGGACCGCACCAGCGGGCGGTCGGACACCTACTTCGATTCCGGCGGGATCCACGTCGGGTTCGCCGATCCGTACTGTCCGACACTGCGAGCCGCGGCCGCAGGTCTGCCCGCGGTGTCCGACGGCGGCACGATGGTCGTGATCCAGGGGCCCCGGTTCTCGACCCGCGCCGAGAGCCAGTGGTTCGCGGGCCAGGGCTTCACCCTGGTCAACATGACCGGCTATCCGGAGGCGGTGCTCGCCAGAGAACTGGAAATGTGTTATGCCGCAATCGCTTTGGTAACCGATTTGGATGCAGGCATCGAGGCCGGTGCCGGGGTGCGGGCGGTGGACGTCTTCGCCGAGTTCGAACGCAACATCGCAGGCTTCAAGCAACTCGTGCACGAGGCCATCGCCGGGGTGACACCCGAGCGCACCTGCACGCATTGCCTGGCACATGAGGGCGTCACCCTGCCGTTCGACCTCCCGTGA
- a CDS encoding 1,4-dihydroxy-2-naphthoate polyprenyltransferase — MASFAQWIEGARPRTLPNAVAPVIAGTGAAAWLGQAVWWKALLALVVALALIVGVNYANDYSDGIRGTDDVRSGPLRLVGSKVASPRAVLAAAVASLLLGAGAGLALALVSQPWLIAVGAACIAGAWLYTGGSKPYGYRGLGEVAVFVFFGLVAVLGTQYTQALRVDWVGLAMAVAMGSLSSAVLVANNLRDIPTDTDSGKITLAVRLGDARTRILYVVLLVVAFALTLVLMAATPWTAVGLVALPLAVRAAAPVRRGLGGRELIPVLRDTGLTMLVWAVAVALALTLG; from the coding sequence GTGGCCAGCTTTGCGCAATGGATCGAGGGAGCCCGTCCCCGCACGCTCCCGAACGCGGTGGCGCCGGTGATCGCCGGCACCGGCGCGGCGGCCTGGCTCGGGCAGGCCGTGTGGTGGAAGGCACTGCTCGCGCTGGTGGTCGCGCTGGCCCTGATCGTCGGGGTGAACTACGCCAACGATTACTCCGACGGGATCCGCGGCACCGATGACGTGCGCAGCGGACCGCTGCGGCTGGTCGGCTCCAAGGTGGCCTCCCCCCGTGCGGTGCTGGCCGCGGCGGTGGCGAGCCTACTGCTGGGAGCCGGTGCGGGACTGGCGCTGGCGCTGGTCAGTCAGCCCTGGCTGATCGCCGTCGGCGCCGCCTGCATCGCCGGGGCCTGGCTCTACACCGGCGGGTCCAAACCGTACGGCTACCGCGGACTCGGAGAGGTCGCGGTGTTCGTGTTCTTCGGGCTGGTCGCGGTGCTGGGCACGCAGTACACCCAGGCGCTGCGGGTGGACTGGGTGGGTCTGGCGATGGCGGTCGCGATGGGCTCACTGTCCTCGGCGGTGTTGGTGGCCAACAACTTGCGCGATATCCCCACCGACACCGACTCCGGCAAGATCACCCTGGCGGTACGGCTGGGCGATGCGCGCACCCGCATCCTCTATGTCGTGCTGCTGGTGGTGGCCTTCGCGCTGACGCTGGTGCTCATGGCGGCCACCCCGTGGACCGCGGTCGGGCTGGTGGCGCTGCCGCTGGCGGTGCGCGCGGCGGCCCCGGTGCGCCGCGGGCTCGGTGGGCGCGAGCTCATTCCGGTGCTGCGCGACACCGGGTTGACCATGCTGGTGTGGGCCGTCGCGGTCGCGCTGGCGTTGACGTTGGGATGA
- a CDS encoding transporter substrate-binding domain-containing protein: MLLAVLCTPFAFAAIAAADPNSEPAPAPAADPAPVTVAVHTIEPFVMRTSHGELTGFSIDLWNEIAKRLDWSTEFVDTADVAGQLGAVNDGRADVALGAVSLTSEREQFFDFSQPTLDAGLQIIVPVEDTRPSVPGLGGYLELLLSRTMLIWLSAALVVSIVPAHIFWLIERRRAKSGATPVVSSSYWPGILQAFGWGVGSLVGRQTTGATRALTKALAILWGFAGIVFVSFYSANLSATLTVTKLAAKVTGPADLYGKSVATVAGTTAASFLRSMGIDATETGTVEDSYDLMRNDGYDAVVFDAPVLRYYVAHRGEGVAVMAGPVFQEEDQGFVFPIDSPLRKPVNQMLFQMREDGTYNLIKEKWFGDDVATAGRTG; this comes from the coding sequence GTGTTGCTGGCGGTGCTGTGTACCCCGTTCGCGTTCGCCGCGATCGCCGCCGCGGACCCGAACTCCGAACCTGCCCCGGCGCCTGCGGCCGATCCCGCGCCGGTGACCGTGGCGGTGCACACCATCGAACCGTTCGTGATGCGCACCAGCCACGGTGAGCTCACCGGCTTCAGCATCGACCTGTGGAACGAGATCGCCAAACGTCTCGACTGGAGTACCGAATTCGTCGACACCGCCGATGTGGCCGGGCAGCTGGGGGCGGTGAACGACGGCCGCGCCGACGTTGCCCTCGGCGCCGTCTCGCTGACCTCCGAGCGCGAGCAGTTCTTCGATTTCTCGCAGCCGACACTGGACGCCGGCCTGCAGATCATCGTCCCGGTCGAGGACACCCGGCCCTCGGTGCCCGGCCTGGGCGGGTACCTGGAGCTGTTGCTGTCGCGGACGATGCTGATCTGGCTCAGCGCGGCACTCGTGGTGAGCATCGTGCCGGCACACATCTTCTGGCTGATCGAGCGCCGCCGGGCGAAATCCGGTGCAACGCCGGTGGTGTCGAGCTCGTATTGGCCCGGCATCCTGCAGGCCTTCGGTTGGGGTGTCGGTTCGCTGGTGGGGCGACAGACCACCGGGGCGACCAGAGCCCTCACCAAGGCGCTGGCGATTCTGTGGGGATTCGCCGGGATCGTGTTCGTCTCGTTCTATTCGGCCAACCTCAGCGCCACCCTGACGGTGACCAAACTCGCGGCCAAGGTCACCGGCCCGGCCGATCTGTACGGCAAGTCCGTGGCCACCGTGGCGGGCACCACCGCGGCGAGTTTTCTGCGCAGCATGGGCATCGACGCGACCGAGACCGGCACCGTCGAGGACTCCTATGACCTGATGCGCAACGACGGGTACGACGCCGTCGTCTTCGATGCGCCGGTGCTGCGGTATTACGTCGCGCACCGCGGAGAAGGTGTCGCCGTGATGGCCGGCCCGGTGTTCCAGGAAGAGGATCAGGGGTTCGTCTTTCCCATCGACAGCCCGCTGCGTAAGCCGGTCAACCAGATGCTGTTCCAGATGCGCGAGGACGGTACCTACAACCTGATCAAGGAGAAGTGGTTCGGCGACGATGTCGCCACCGCGGGGCGCACCGGCTGA
- a CDS encoding DUF4229 domain-containing protein, whose amino-acid sequence MVRDVGAYMLARLALAAVLTGVIVGAGHLVGLREFPVVVAVLFALVLALPLGIWIFAPLRRRATASIAAFDERRRLDKETLQARLRGEDG is encoded by the coding sequence ATGGTGCGTGATGTCGGTGCTTATATGCTCGCGCGGCTGGCGTTGGCGGCCGTCCTCACCGGTGTGATCGTCGGTGCCGGGCATCTGGTCGGACTGCGCGAGTTCCCGGTGGTGGTGGCGGTGTTGTTCGCCCTCGTGCTGGCTTTGCCGTTGGGGATCTGGATTTTCGCGCCGCTGCGCCGACGGGCCACCGCCAGCATCGCCGCATTCGACGAGCGCCGCCGCCTGGACAAGGAGACCTTGCAGGCGCGGCTACGCGGTGAGGACGGTTAG
- a CDS encoding MinD/ParA family ATP-binding protein, with amino-acid sequence MSSFRDQQRFVDPAQEVPPEWTAPTPPRGFPVVQDVVPPQTSPVPLPAPYLDLSTVALLGRPKQAPSGGWRRWVYLASFKTLNVGESPKVTNQMSLLEEVGRPLRGCYRIAVLSLKGGVGKTTVTATLGATFASNRGDRVIAVDANPDRGTLSQKVPLETPATVRHLLRDAEGIASYSDVRRYTSQGPSRLEVLASESDPAVSEAYSSQDYARTVELLERYYSLVLTDCGTGMLHSAMAAVLSKADVLIVVSSGSVDGARSASATLDWLDAHGHQDLVRNAVAVVNAVRPRSGKVDLHKVVDHFSRRCRAVLQVPFDPHLEEGAEISLERLKPSTRDALLRLAAVVAAGFPSAS; translated from the coding sequence GTGTCGAGCTTTCGGGACCAGCAGCGCTTCGTCGACCCCGCTCAAGAGGTGCCGCCGGAGTGGACGGCGCCGACGCCGCCGCGCGGGTTCCCGGTGGTGCAGGACGTGGTGCCGCCGCAGACCAGCCCGGTCCCGCTCCCGGCCCCGTATCTCGATCTGTCCACGGTCGCGCTGCTCGGCCGGCCCAAGCAGGCACCCTCGGGTGGTTGGCGCCGCTGGGTGTATCTGGCGTCGTTCAAGACGCTCAACGTGGGGGAGAGCCCCAAGGTCACCAACCAGATGAGCCTGCTCGAGGAGGTCGGCAGGCCGCTGCGGGGCTGCTACCGCATCGCGGTGCTGTCGCTCAAGGGCGGTGTCGGCAAGACCACGGTCACCGCCACGTTGGGTGCCACCTTCGCCTCCAACCGGGGTGACCGGGTGATCGCCGTCGATGCCAACCCCGACCGCGGGACCCTGAGCCAGAAGGTGCCCCTGGAGACTCCGGCGACCGTGCGGCATCTGCTGCGCGATGCCGAGGGGATCGCCAGCTACAGCGATGTCCGTCGCTACACCTCGCAGGGGCCCAGCCGGCTGGAGGTGCTGGCGTCGGAATCCGATCCGGCGGTCTCCGAGGCGTACAGCTCACAGGACTACGCGCGGACGGTCGAGCTGCTGGAGCGCTACTACAGCCTGGTGCTGACCGATTGCGGCACCGGGATGCTGCACTCGGCGATGGCGGCGGTGTTGTCGAAGGCCGATGTGCTGATCGTCGTCAGTTCGGGTTCGGTGGACGGTGCCCGCTCGGCATCGGCGACGCTGGACTGGCTGGATGCCCACGGCCACCAGGATCTGGTGCGCAACGCCGTCGCGGTGGTCAATGCGGTGCGGCCGCGCTCGGGCAAGGTCGACCTGCACAAGGTGGTCGACCACTTCTCCCGACGGTGTCGCGCGGTGCTGCAGGTGCCCTTCGACCCGCACCTGGAGGAGGGCGCCGAGATCAGCCTGGAGCGTCTGAAGCCGTCGACCCGGGACGCGTTGCTGCGCCTGGCAGCGGTGGTCGCCGCGGGGTTCCCCAGCGCGAGTTGA